From Corvus cornix cornix isolate S_Up_H32 chromosome 17, ASM73873v5, whole genome shotgun sequence, the proteins below share one genomic window:
- the NDOR1 gene encoding NADPH-dependent diflavin oxidoreductase 1 isoform X2, which produces MPCWALVTPPTPSLILLQRSCTNGCYSSGATRYCQWPWETTSMTWGQMQWLIPGLWPYGTRSLPCILSLLALRSSASTCACPPHTPCTTCLRTPHTPTVTCSSPQSPGLLPASSTPSLLAWCPTRGSRHSPTSRMSGSSSSTSRAQGSREHSPDCPKLCCVGPGVLEPALFLCCPSSLIPEAAALWSWSLLRVPIHGVGGVWSGVLPRDQLPLPVRAVGGTGHLPPLVWVQVGMAVLCLWLCLWLCPVAVLGSSHCTYRFSAGDVVMIQPQNCPEDVQQFCQLLRLEPHRHFVLEPTEPGTPLPPLLPQPCTIQYLVTHYLDISCVPRRSFFELLASFSTNELEREKLQEFSSAQGQEELFSYCNRPRRTTLEAMWDFPHTTCAIPADYLLDLIPRIRPRAFSIASSMLAHPERMQILVAVVRYKTRLSKPRRGLCSTWLASLNPEQGDVRVPLWVKKGGMKFPADPATPVIMIGPGTGVAPFRAAIQERVAQGQRGNFLFFGCRYKCKDFYCQMEWEELVTKGFLTLFTAFSRDQEEKVYVQHRIQENGRLVWELLSSGNAHVYLAGNAKEMPAAVAEALRSVLQLEGGLSPSEAQEYLTALERSQRFQSETWS; this is translated from the exons ATGCCGTGCTGGGCCTTGGTGACTCCTCCTACCCCAA GTTTAATTTTGTTGCAAAGAAGCTGCACAAACGGCTGCTACAGCTCGGGGGCAACCCGCTACTGCCAGTGGCCTTGGGAGACGACCAGCATGACCTGGG GCCAGATGCAGTGGTTGATCCCTGGCTTGTGGCCTTATGGGACAAGATCCTTGCCTTGTATCCTCTCCCTCCTGGCCTTGAGATCATCGGCCTCGACGTGCG cctgCCCCCCACATACACCCTGCACTACCTGCCTGAGGACTCCCCACACCCCGACAGTGACCTGCTCCAGCCCACAGTCCCCCGGGCTGCTCCCTGCGAGCTCCACCCCTTCGCTGCTCGCTTGGTGTCCAACCAGAGGGTCACGGCACAGTCCCACTTCCAGGATGTCCGGCTCATCGAGTTCGACATCGCGGGCTCAGGGATCACGTGAGCATTCTCCTGACTGCCCCAAGCTCTGTTGTGTGGGACCAGGTGTCCTGGAGCCTGccctcttcctctgctgcccttcctcaCTGATCCCTGAGGCTGCAGCCTTGTGGTCATGGTCCCTGCTGCGAGTCCCCATCCATGGAGTCGGGGGCGTATGGAGTGGGGTCCTGCCCAGGGACCAGCTCCCTTTGCCTGTCAGAGCAGTGGGTGGCACTGGGCATTTGCCTCCCCTGGTGTGGGTGCAGGTTGGGATGGCCgtgctgtgcctgtggctgtgcctgtggctgTGCCCCGTGGCTGTGCTtggcagctcccactgcacCTACAGGTTCAGTGCGGGGGACGTGGTGATGATCCAGCCCCAGAACTGCCCCGAGGACGTGCAGCAGTTCTGCCAGCTCCTGCGCCTGGAGCCACACAGACACTTTGTGCTGGAGCCCACGGAGCCTG GCacacccctccctcccctcctgccacagccctgcaccaTCCAGTACCTGGTCACGCACTACCTGGACATCTCCTGCGTGCCACGGCGCTCCTTCTTCGAGCTCCTGGCCTCCTTCTCCACGAATGAGCTGGAGCGGGAGAAGCTGCAGGAGTTCAGCtcagcacagggccaggaggagctgTTCAGCTACTGCAACCGGCCCCGCAGGACCACGCTGGAG GCCATGTGGGATTTCCCTCACACCACGTGTGCCATTCCAGCCGATTACCTGCTGGACCTCATCCCTCGCATCAGACCCCGCGCCTTCTCCATCGCCTCCTCCATGCTG GCCCATCCTGAGCGGATGCAGATCCTCGTGGCCGTGGTGCGGTACAAGACACGGCTCAGCAAACCCCGCCGGGGGCTCTGCTCCACCTGGCTGGCTTCTCTCAACCCGGAGCAAG GTGATGTCCGGGTGCCTCTTTGGGTGAAGAAAGGAGGAATGAAGTTCCCGGCTGACCCTGCCACCCCTGTGATCATGAttggccctggcacaggggtgGCTCCTTTCCGAGCAGCGATCCAGGAGcgggtggcacagggacagagag ggaacTTCCTCTTCTTCGGCTGCCGATACAAATGCAAGGACTTCTACTGCCAGATGGAGTGGGAAGAGCTGGTGACAAAGGGCTTCCTGACACTCTTCACGGCCTTCTCCAGGGACCAG gaggagaaggtTTACGTCCAGCACCGCATCCAGGAGAACGGGAGGCTGgtgtgggagctgctgagcagtgggAATGCTCATGTCTACCTGGCTGG GAATGCCAAGGAGATGCCAGCGGCGGTGGCCGAGGCCCTGCGGTCGGTGTTGCAGCTGGAGGGTGGCCTGTCCCCCTCGGAAGCACAGGAGTATTTAACAGCCCTGGAACGGTCCCAGCGCTTCCAGTCTGAAACCTGGTCATGA
- the NDOR1 gene encoding NADPH-dependent diflavin oxidoreductase 1 isoform X6, with the protein MQWLIPGLWPYGTRSLPCILSLLALRSSASTCACPPHTPCTTCLRTPHTPTVTCSSPQSPGLLPASSTPSLLAWCPTRGSRHSPTSRMSGSSSSTSRAQGSREHSPDCPKLCCVGPGVLEPALFLCCPSSLIPEAAALWSWSLLRVPIHGVGGVWSGVLPRDQLPLPVRAVGGTGHLPPLVWVQVGMAVLCLWLCLWLCPVAVLGSSHCTYRFSAGDVVMIQPQNCPEDVQQFCQLLRLEPHRHFVLEPTEPGTPLPPLLPQPCTIQYLVTHYLDISCVPRRSFFELLASFSTNELEREKLQEFSSAQGQEELFSYCNRPRRTTLEAMWDFPHTTCAIPADYLLDLIPRIRPRAFSIASSMLAHPERMQILVAVVRYKTRLSKPRRGLCSTWLASLNPEQGDVRVPLWVKKGGMKFPADPATPVIMIGPGTGVAPFRAAIQERVAQGQRGNFLFFGCRYKCKDFYCQMEWEELVTKGFLTLFTAFSRDQEEKVYVQHRIQENGRLVWELLSSGNAHVYLAGNAKEMPAAVAEALRSVLQLEGGLSPSEAQEYLTALERSQRFQSETWS; encoded by the exons ATGCAGTGGTTGATCCCTGGCTTGTGGCCTTATGGGACAAGATCCTTGCCTTGTATCCTCTCCCTCCTGGCCTTGAGATCATCGGCCTCGACGTGCG cctgCCCCCCACATACACCCTGCACTACCTGCCTGAGGACTCCCCACACCCCGACAGTGACCTGCTCCAGCCCACAGTCCCCCGGGCTGCTCCCTGCGAGCTCCACCCCTTCGCTGCTCGCTTGGTGTCCAACCAGAGGGTCACGGCACAGTCCCACTTCCAGGATGTCCGGCTCATCGAGTTCGACATCGCGGGCTCAGGGATCACGTGAGCATTCTCCTGACTGCCCCAAGCTCTGTTGTGTGGGACCAGGTGTCCTGGAGCCTGccctcttcctctgctgcccttcctcaCTGATCCCTGAGGCTGCAGCCTTGTGGTCATGGTCCCTGCTGCGAGTCCCCATCCATGGAGTCGGGGGCGTATGGAGTGGGGTCCTGCCCAGGGACCAGCTCCCTTTGCCTGTCAGAGCAGTGGGTGGCACTGGGCATTTGCCTCCCCTGGTGTGGGTGCAGGTTGGGATGGCCgtgctgtgcctgtggctgtgcctgtggctgTGCCCCGTGGCTGTGCTtggcagctcccactgcacCTACAGGTTCAGTGCGGGGGACGTGGTGATGATCCAGCCCCAGAACTGCCCCGAGGACGTGCAGCAGTTCTGCCAGCTCCTGCGCCTGGAGCCACACAGACACTTTGTGCTGGAGCCCACGGAGCCTG GCacacccctccctcccctcctgccacagccctgcaccaTCCAGTACCTGGTCACGCACTACCTGGACATCTCCTGCGTGCCACGGCGCTCCTTCTTCGAGCTCCTGGCCTCCTTCTCCACGAATGAGCTGGAGCGGGAGAAGCTGCAGGAGTTCAGCtcagcacagggccaggaggagctgTTCAGCTACTGCAACCGGCCCCGCAGGACCACGCTGGAG GCCATGTGGGATTTCCCTCACACCACGTGTGCCATTCCAGCCGATTACCTGCTGGACCTCATCCCTCGCATCAGACCCCGCGCCTTCTCCATCGCCTCCTCCATGCTG GCCCATCCTGAGCGGATGCAGATCCTCGTGGCCGTGGTGCGGTACAAGACACGGCTCAGCAAACCCCGCCGGGGGCTCTGCTCCACCTGGCTGGCTTCTCTCAACCCGGAGCAAG GTGATGTCCGGGTGCCTCTTTGGGTGAAGAAAGGAGGAATGAAGTTCCCGGCTGACCCTGCCACCCCTGTGATCATGAttggccctggcacaggggtgGCTCCTTTCCGAGCAGCGATCCAGGAGcgggtggcacagggacagagag ggaacTTCCTCTTCTTCGGCTGCCGATACAAATGCAAGGACTTCTACTGCCAGATGGAGTGGGAAGAGCTGGTGACAAAGGGCTTCCTGACACTCTTCACGGCCTTCTCCAGGGACCAG gaggagaaggtTTACGTCCAGCACCGCATCCAGGAGAACGGGAGGCTGgtgtgggagctgctgagcagtgggAATGCTCATGTCTACCTGGCTGG GAATGCCAAGGAGATGCCAGCGGCGGTGGCCGAGGCCCTGCGGTCGGTGTTGCAGCTGGAGGGTGGCCTGTCCCCCTCGGAAGCACAGGAGTATTTAACAGCCCTGGAACGGTCCCAGCGCTTCCAGTCTGAAACCTGGTCATGA
- the NDOR1 gene encoding NADPH-dependent diflavin oxidoreductase 1 isoform X3 translates to MMAERRLLVLFGSQTGTAQDTAERIGREAKRRHLRCRVEALDSCDVANLIHEPLVVFVCATTGQGDPPDNMKMFWRFLFRKNLPAGSLCQLDYAVLGLGDSSYPKFNFVAKKLHKRLLQLGGNPLLPVALGDDQHDLGLYTAGQMQWLIPGLWPYGTRSLPCILSLLALRSSASTCACPPHTPCTTCLRTPHTPTVTCSSPQSPGLLPASSTPSLLAWCPTRGSRHSPTSRMSGSSSSTSRAQGSREHSPDCPKLCCVGPGVLEPALFLCCPSSLIPEAAALWSWSLLRVPIHGVGGVWSGVLPRDQLPLPVRAVGGTGHLPPLVWVQVGMAVLCLWLCLWLCPVAVLGSSHCTYRFSAGDVVMIQPQNCPEDVQQFCQLLRLEPHRHFVLEPTEPGTPLPPLLPQPCTIQYLVTHYLDISCVPRRSFFELLASFSTNELEREKLQEFSSAQGQEELFSYCNRPRRTTLEAMWDFPHTTCAIPADYLLDLIPRIRPRAFSIASSMLAHPERMQILVAVVRYKTRLSKPRRGLCSTWLASLNPEQGDVRVPLWVKKGGMKFPADPATPVIMIGPGTGVAPFRAAIQERVAQGQRAHRGIWLPQVT, encoded by the exons ATG ATGGCAGAACGGAGACTCCTGGTGCTTTTTGGCAGCCAGACTGGGACAGCTCAGGACACGGCAGAGAGGATTGGGAGAGAAGCCAAGCGCCGGCACTTGCGGTGCCGGGTGGAGGCCCTGGACAGCTGTGACGTG GCCAACCTCATCCATGAGCCTTTGgtggtgtttgtgtgtgcaaCCACGGGCCAGGGAGACCCACCTGACAACATGAAG ATGTTCTGGCGGTTCCTGTTCCGGAAGAACCTCCCGGCcggctccctgtgccagctggaCTATGCCGTGCTGGGCCTTGGTGACTCCTCCTACCCCAA GTTTAATTTTGTTGCAAAGAAGCTGCACAAACGGCTGCTACAGCTCGGGGGCAACCCGCTACTGCCAGTGGCCTTGGGAGACGACCAGCATGACCTGGG ACTCTATACTGCAGGCCAGATGCAGTGGTTGATCCCTGGCTTGTGGCCTTATGGGACAAGATCCTTGCCTTGTATCCTCTCCCTCCTGGCCTTGAGATCATCGGCCTCGACGTGCG cctgCCCCCCACATACACCCTGCACTACCTGCCTGAGGACTCCCCACACCCCGACAGTGACCTGCTCCAGCCCACAGTCCCCCGGGCTGCTCCCTGCGAGCTCCACCCCTTCGCTGCTCGCTTGGTGTCCAACCAGAGGGTCACGGCACAGTCCCACTTCCAGGATGTCCGGCTCATCGAGTTCGACATCGCGGGCTCAGGGATCACGTGAGCATTCTCCTGACTGCCCCAAGCTCTGTTGTGTGGGACCAGGTGTCCTGGAGCCTGccctcttcctctgctgcccttcctcaCTGATCCCTGAGGCTGCAGCCTTGTGGTCATGGTCCCTGCTGCGAGTCCCCATCCATGGAGTCGGGGGCGTATGGAGTGGGGTCCTGCCCAGGGACCAGCTCCCTTTGCCTGTCAGAGCAGTGGGTGGCACTGGGCATTTGCCTCCCCTGGTGTGGGTGCAGGTTGGGATGGCCgtgctgtgcctgtggctgtgcctgtggctgTGCCCCGTGGCTGTGCTtggcagctcccactgcacCTACAGGTTCAGTGCGGGGGACGTGGTGATGATCCAGCCCCAGAACTGCCCCGAGGACGTGCAGCAGTTCTGCCAGCTCCTGCGCCTGGAGCCACACAGACACTTTGTGCTGGAGCCCACGGAGCCTG GCacacccctccctcccctcctgccacagccctgcaccaTCCAGTACCTGGTCACGCACTACCTGGACATCTCCTGCGTGCCACGGCGCTCCTTCTTCGAGCTCCTGGCCTCCTTCTCCACGAATGAGCTGGAGCGGGAGAAGCTGCAGGAGTTCAGCtcagcacagggccaggaggagctgTTCAGCTACTGCAACCGGCCCCGCAGGACCACGCTGGAG GCCATGTGGGATTTCCCTCACACCACGTGTGCCATTCCAGCCGATTACCTGCTGGACCTCATCCCTCGCATCAGACCCCGCGCCTTCTCCATCGCCTCCTCCATGCTG GCCCATCCTGAGCGGATGCAGATCCTCGTGGCCGTGGTGCGGTACAAGACACGGCTCAGCAAACCCCGCCGGGGGCTCTGCTCCACCTGGCTGGCTTCTCTCAACCCGGAGCAAG GTGATGTCCGGGTGCCTCTTTGGGTGAAGAAAGGAGGAATGAAGTTCCCGGCTGACCCTGCCACCCCTGTGATCATGAttggccctggcacaggggtgGCTCCTTTCCGAGCAGCGATCCAGGAGcgggtggcacagggacagagag CACACAGGGGCATCTGGCTGCCACAGGTCACTTGA
- the NDOR1 gene encoding NADPH-dependent diflavin oxidoreductase 1 isoform X1 — protein MMAERRLLVLFGSQTGTAQDTAERIGREAKRRHLRCRVEALDSCDVANLIHEPLVVFVCATTGQGDPPDNMKMFWRFLFRKNLPAGSLCQLDYAVLGLGDSSYPKFNFVAKKLHKRLLQLGGNPLLPVALGDDQHDLGLYTAGQMQWLIPGLWPYGTRSLPCILSLLALRSSASTCACPPHTPCTTCLRTPHTPTVTCSSPQSPGLLPASSTPSLLAWCPTRGSRHSPTSRMSGSSSSTSRAQGSREHSPDCPKLCCVGPGVLEPALFLCCPSSLIPEAAALWSWSLLRVPIHGVGGVWSGVLPRDQLPLPVRAVGGTGHLPPLVWVQVGMAVLCLWLCLWLCPVAVLGSSHCTYRFSAGDVVMIQPQNCPEDVQQFCQLLRLEPHRHFVLEPTEPGTPLPPLLPQPCTIQYLVTHYLDISCVPRRSFFELLASFSTNELEREKLQEFSSAQGQEELFSYCNRPRRTTLEAMWDFPHTTCAIPADYLLDLIPRIRPRAFSIASSMLAHPERMQILVAVVRYKTRLSKPRRGLCSTWLASLNPEQGDVRVPLWVKKGGMKFPADPATPVIMIGPGTGVAPFRAAIQERVAQGQRGNFLFFGCRYKCKDFYCQMEWEELVTKGFLTLFTAFSRDQEEKVYVQHRIQENGRLVWELLSSGNAHVYLAGNAKEMPAAVAEALRSVLQLEGGLSPSEAQEYLTALERSQRFQSETWS, from the exons ATG ATGGCAGAACGGAGACTCCTGGTGCTTTTTGGCAGCCAGACTGGGACAGCTCAGGACACGGCAGAGAGGATTGGGAGAGAAGCCAAGCGCCGGCACTTGCGGTGCCGGGTGGAGGCCCTGGACAGCTGTGACGTG GCCAACCTCATCCATGAGCCTTTGgtggtgtttgtgtgtgcaaCCACGGGCCAGGGAGACCCACCTGACAACATGAAG ATGTTCTGGCGGTTCCTGTTCCGGAAGAACCTCCCGGCcggctccctgtgccagctggaCTATGCCGTGCTGGGCCTTGGTGACTCCTCCTACCCCAA GTTTAATTTTGTTGCAAAGAAGCTGCACAAACGGCTGCTACAGCTCGGGGGCAACCCGCTACTGCCAGTGGCCTTGGGAGACGACCAGCATGACCTGGG ACTCTATACTGCAGGCCAGATGCAGTGGTTGATCCCTGGCTTGTGGCCTTATGGGACAAGATCCTTGCCTTGTATCCTCTCCCTCCTGGCCTTGAGATCATCGGCCTCGACGTGCG cctgCCCCCCACATACACCCTGCACTACCTGCCTGAGGACTCCCCACACCCCGACAGTGACCTGCTCCAGCCCACAGTCCCCCGGGCTGCTCCCTGCGAGCTCCACCCCTTCGCTGCTCGCTTGGTGTCCAACCAGAGGGTCACGGCACAGTCCCACTTCCAGGATGTCCGGCTCATCGAGTTCGACATCGCGGGCTCAGGGATCACGTGAGCATTCTCCTGACTGCCCCAAGCTCTGTTGTGTGGGACCAGGTGTCCTGGAGCCTGccctcttcctctgctgcccttcctcaCTGATCCCTGAGGCTGCAGCCTTGTGGTCATGGTCCCTGCTGCGAGTCCCCATCCATGGAGTCGGGGGCGTATGGAGTGGGGTCCTGCCCAGGGACCAGCTCCCTTTGCCTGTCAGAGCAGTGGGTGGCACTGGGCATTTGCCTCCCCTGGTGTGGGTGCAGGTTGGGATGGCCgtgctgtgcctgtggctgtgcctgtggctgTGCCCCGTGGCTGTGCTtggcagctcccactgcacCTACAGGTTCAGTGCGGGGGACGTGGTGATGATCCAGCCCCAGAACTGCCCCGAGGACGTGCAGCAGTTCTGCCAGCTCCTGCGCCTGGAGCCACACAGACACTTTGTGCTGGAGCCCACGGAGCCTG GCacacccctccctcccctcctgccacagccctgcaccaTCCAGTACCTGGTCACGCACTACCTGGACATCTCCTGCGTGCCACGGCGCTCCTTCTTCGAGCTCCTGGCCTCCTTCTCCACGAATGAGCTGGAGCGGGAGAAGCTGCAGGAGTTCAGCtcagcacagggccaggaggagctgTTCAGCTACTGCAACCGGCCCCGCAGGACCACGCTGGAG GCCATGTGGGATTTCCCTCACACCACGTGTGCCATTCCAGCCGATTACCTGCTGGACCTCATCCCTCGCATCAGACCCCGCGCCTTCTCCATCGCCTCCTCCATGCTG GCCCATCCTGAGCGGATGCAGATCCTCGTGGCCGTGGTGCGGTACAAGACACGGCTCAGCAAACCCCGCCGGGGGCTCTGCTCCACCTGGCTGGCTTCTCTCAACCCGGAGCAAG GTGATGTCCGGGTGCCTCTTTGGGTGAAGAAAGGAGGAATGAAGTTCCCGGCTGACCCTGCCACCCCTGTGATCATGAttggccctggcacaggggtgGCTCCTTTCCGAGCAGCGATCCAGGAGcgggtggcacagggacagagag ggaacTTCCTCTTCTTCGGCTGCCGATACAAATGCAAGGACTTCTACTGCCAGATGGAGTGGGAAGAGCTGGTGACAAAGGGCTTCCTGACACTCTTCACGGCCTTCTCCAGGGACCAG gaggagaaggtTTACGTCCAGCACCGCATCCAGGAGAACGGGAGGCTGgtgtgggagctgctgagcagtgggAATGCTCATGTCTACCTGGCTGG GAATGCCAAGGAGATGCCAGCGGCGGTGGCCGAGGCCCTGCGGTCGGTGTTGCAGCTGGAGGGTGGCCTGTCCCCCTCGGAAGCACAGGAGTATTTAACAGCCCTGGAACGGTCCCAGCGCTTCCAGTCTGAAACCTGGTCATGA
- the NDOR1 gene encoding NADPH-dependent diflavin oxidoreductase 1 isoform X7, whose protein sequence is MMAERRLLVLFGSQTGTAQDTAERIGREAKRRHLRCRVEALDSCDVANLIHEPLVVFVCATTGQGDPPDNMKMFWRFLFRKNLPAGSLCQLDYAVLGLGDSSYPKFNFVAKKLHKRLLQLGGNPLLPVALGDDQHDLGLYTAGQMQWLIPGLWPYGTRSLPCILSLLALRSSASTCACPPHTPCTTCLRTPHTPTVTCSSPQSPGLLPASSTPSLLAWCPTRGSRHSPTSRMSGSSSSTSRAQGSREHSPDCPKLCCVGPGVLEPALFLCCPSSLIPEAAALWSWSLLRVPIHGVGGVWSGVLPRDQLPLPVRAVGGTGHLPPLVWVQVGMAVLCLWLCLWLCPVAVLGSSHCTYRFSAGDVVMIQPQNCPEDVQQFCQLLRLEPHRHFVLEPTEPGTPLPPLLPQPCTIQYLVTHYLDISCVPRRSFFELLASFSTNELEREKLQEFSSAQGQEELFSYCNRPRRTTLEAMWDFPHTTCAIPADYLLDLIPRIRPRAFSIASSMLVMSGCLFG, encoded by the exons ATG ATGGCAGAACGGAGACTCCTGGTGCTTTTTGGCAGCCAGACTGGGACAGCTCAGGACACGGCAGAGAGGATTGGGAGAGAAGCCAAGCGCCGGCACTTGCGGTGCCGGGTGGAGGCCCTGGACAGCTGTGACGTG GCCAACCTCATCCATGAGCCTTTGgtggtgtttgtgtgtgcaaCCACGGGCCAGGGAGACCCACCTGACAACATGAAG ATGTTCTGGCGGTTCCTGTTCCGGAAGAACCTCCCGGCcggctccctgtgccagctggaCTATGCCGTGCTGGGCCTTGGTGACTCCTCCTACCCCAA GTTTAATTTTGTTGCAAAGAAGCTGCACAAACGGCTGCTACAGCTCGGGGGCAACCCGCTACTGCCAGTGGCCTTGGGAGACGACCAGCATGACCTGGG ACTCTATACTGCAGGCCAGATGCAGTGGTTGATCCCTGGCTTGTGGCCTTATGGGACAAGATCCTTGCCTTGTATCCTCTCCCTCCTGGCCTTGAGATCATCGGCCTCGACGTGCG cctgCCCCCCACATACACCCTGCACTACCTGCCTGAGGACTCCCCACACCCCGACAGTGACCTGCTCCAGCCCACAGTCCCCCGGGCTGCTCCCTGCGAGCTCCACCCCTTCGCTGCTCGCTTGGTGTCCAACCAGAGGGTCACGGCACAGTCCCACTTCCAGGATGTCCGGCTCATCGAGTTCGACATCGCGGGCTCAGGGATCACGTGAGCATTCTCCTGACTGCCCCAAGCTCTGTTGTGTGGGACCAGGTGTCCTGGAGCCTGccctcttcctctgctgcccttcctcaCTGATCCCTGAGGCTGCAGCCTTGTGGTCATGGTCCCTGCTGCGAGTCCCCATCCATGGAGTCGGGGGCGTATGGAGTGGGGTCCTGCCCAGGGACCAGCTCCCTTTGCCTGTCAGAGCAGTGGGTGGCACTGGGCATTTGCCTCCCCTGGTGTGGGTGCAGGTTGGGATGGCCgtgctgtgcctgtggctgtgcctgtggctgTGCCCCGTGGCTGTGCTtggcagctcccactgcacCTACAGGTTCAGTGCGGGGGACGTGGTGATGATCCAGCCCCAGAACTGCCCCGAGGACGTGCAGCAGTTCTGCCAGCTCCTGCGCCTGGAGCCACACAGACACTTTGTGCTGGAGCCCACGGAGCCTG GCacacccctccctcccctcctgccacagccctgcaccaTCCAGTACCTGGTCACGCACTACCTGGACATCTCCTGCGTGCCACGGCGCTCCTTCTTCGAGCTCCTGGCCTCCTTCTCCACGAATGAGCTGGAGCGGGAGAAGCTGCAGGAGTTCAGCtcagcacagggccaggaggagctgTTCAGCTACTGCAACCGGCCCCGCAGGACCACGCTGGAG GCCATGTGGGATTTCCCTCACACCACGTGTGCCATTCCAGCCGATTACCTGCTGGACCTCATCCCTCGCATCAGACCCCGCGCCTTCTCCATCGCCTCCTCCATGCTG GTGATGTCCGGGTGCCTCTTTGGGTGA
- the NDOR1 gene encoding NADPH-dependent diflavin oxidoreductase 1 isoform X4 — translation MMAERRLLVLFGSQTGTAQDTAERIGREAKRRHLRCRVEALDSCDVANLIHEPLVVFVCATTGQGDPPDNMKMFWRFLFRKNLPAGSLCQLDYAVLGLGDSSYPKFNFVAKKLHKRLLQLGGNPLLPVALGDDQHDLGPDAVVDPWLVALWDKILALYPLPPGLEIIGLDVRLPPTYTLHYLPEDSPHPDSDLLQPTVPRAAPCELHPFAARLVSNQRVTAQSHFQDVRLIEFDIAGSGITFSAGDVVMIQPQNCPEDVQQFCQLLRLEPHRHFVLEPTEPGTPLPPLLPQPCTIQYLVTHYLDISCVPRRSFFELLASFSTNELEREKLQEFSSAQGQEELFSYCNRPRRTTLEAMWDFPHTTCAIPADYLLDLIPRIRPRAFSIASSMLAHPERMQILVAVVRYKTRLSKPRRGLCSTWLASLNPEQGDVRVPLWVKKGGMKFPADPATPVIMIGPGTGVAPFRAAIQERVAQGQRGNFLFFGCRYKCKDFYCQMEWEELVTKGFLTLFTAFSRDQEEKVYVQHRIQENGRLVWELLSSGNAHVYLAGNAKEMPAAVAEALRSVLQLEGGLSPSEAQEYLTALERSQRFQSETWS, via the exons ATG ATGGCAGAACGGAGACTCCTGGTGCTTTTTGGCAGCCAGACTGGGACAGCTCAGGACACGGCAGAGAGGATTGGGAGAGAAGCCAAGCGCCGGCACTTGCGGTGCCGGGTGGAGGCCCTGGACAGCTGTGACGTG GCCAACCTCATCCATGAGCCTTTGgtggtgtttgtgtgtgcaaCCACGGGCCAGGGAGACCCACCTGACAACATGAAG ATGTTCTGGCGGTTCCTGTTCCGGAAGAACCTCCCGGCcggctccctgtgccagctggaCTATGCCGTGCTGGGCCTTGGTGACTCCTCCTACCCCAA GTTTAATTTTGTTGCAAAGAAGCTGCACAAACGGCTGCTACAGCTCGGGGGCAACCCGCTACTGCCAGTGGCCTTGGGAGACGACCAGCATGACCTGGG GCCAGATGCAGTGGTTGATCCCTGGCTTGTGGCCTTATGGGACAAGATCCTTGCCTTGTATCCTCTCCCTCCTGGCCTTGAGATCATCGGCCTCGACGTGCG cctgCCCCCCACATACACCCTGCACTACCTGCCTGAGGACTCCCCACACCCCGACAGTGACCTGCTCCAGCCCACAGTCCCCCGGGCTGCTCCCTGCGAGCTCCACCCCTTCGCTGCTCGCTTGGTGTCCAACCAGAGGGTCACGGCACAGTCCCACTTCCAGGATGTCCGGCTCATCGAGTTCGACATCGCGGGCTCAGGGATCAC GTTCAGTGCGGGGGACGTGGTGATGATCCAGCCCCAGAACTGCCCCGAGGACGTGCAGCAGTTCTGCCAGCTCCTGCGCCTGGAGCCACACAGACACTTTGTGCTGGAGCCCACGGAGCCTG GCacacccctccctcccctcctgccacagccctgcaccaTCCAGTACCTGGTCACGCACTACCTGGACATCTCCTGCGTGCCACGGCGCTCCTTCTTCGAGCTCCTGGCCTCCTTCTCCACGAATGAGCTGGAGCGGGAGAAGCTGCAGGAGTTCAGCtcagcacagggccaggaggagctgTTCAGCTACTGCAACCGGCCCCGCAGGACCACGCTGGAG GCCATGTGGGATTTCCCTCACACCACGTGTGCCATTCCAGCCGATTACCTGCTGGACCTCATCCCTCGCATCAGACCCCGCGCCTTCTCCATCGCCTCCTCCATGCTG GCCCATCCTGAGCGGATGCAGATCCTCGTGGCCGTGGTGCGGTACAAGACACGGCTCAGCAAACCCCGCCGGGGGCTCTGCTCCACCTGGCTGGCTTCTCTCAACCCGGAGCAAG GTGATGTCCGGGTGCCTCTTTGGGTGAAGAAAGGAGGAATGAAGTTCCCGGCTGACCCTGCCACCCCTGTGATCATGAttggccctggcacaggggtgGCTCCTTTCCGAGCAGCGATCCAGGAGcgggtggcacagggacagagag ggaacTTCCTCTTCTTCGGCTGCCGATACAAATGCAAGGACTTCTACTGCCAGATGGAGTGGGAAGAGCTGGTGACAAAGGGCTTCCTGACACTCTTCACGGCCTTCTCCAGGGACCAG gaggagaaggtTTACGTCCAGCACCGCATCCAGGAGAACGGGAGGCTGgtgtgggagctgctgagcagtgggAATGCTCATGTCTACCTGGCTGG GAATGCCAAGGAGATGCCAGCGGCGGTGGCCGAGGCCCTGCGGTCGGTGTTGCAGCTGGAGGGTGGCCTGTCCCCCTCGGAAGCACAGGAGTATTTAACAGCCCTGGAACGGTCCCAGCGCTTCCAGTCTGAAACCTGGTCATGA